In the genome of Deinococcus humi, the window TTTCCACAGGTCGTGATTAAGTGATGGGATAGGGGCGCTCTGCTCAGCGGTCAGACGCTCCCAGGGGCCGCCGAACCGGACCAGCCCTGCAGTCACTCCAGCGGATGGAAATAAAGATTCATCTCGCTCTCGTTGTACGAATGATCGGTGAACCATGCCTCGTCCGCAAGGCCAAGCGTGGGCTACTGTCTGGAACCCGTGAGGAGTTGCTGCTCTTCTCCTCTAAGCGTCTGCGTGGCGGTCACGCAATACCGTGCCAGATGGCTCACTGGACCGAAAGGCCTTGATAACGGACGACTTCATGGAGTAGGTCAACAGTACCAATTTGCCCGGAATGACAGCACATTGCCATCTGGTAAGGCTGCTATGCAGGGACGGGTGTGCGTGGTTCTGACAGCGCATGATGCCCCCAGTGCCTGCGCCCCGCAAGGTCACCACTCTGTCGTACAGAGACGGGGCCAGGCGCTGGCACTATTCTCTAGCTGCTCAGCCGTGCCCGCACCACCCAGTCGCTGACAGCCGCTTGAACGTCATGTGCAACCTCGCTGGGAAGATGCGTGGTCTCCTGCGCCGCTTCCAGCTGACGCAGCAGTGTCACGTAGGCCGGGCGATACATGCCCAGTGGCTCGGGCAGCGGCTCGTTCTCGCGCTCGCCCCGCTTGAGAGCGATCAGGTCCGCCAGGAAGGGCAATCCAGCCTCCGTGTTCAGCCATTCCAGATTGGCCTCAATCTCGCCGCTGCGCATCAGGTGAATGCCGGTCAGAACAGTGCGGAAGGCGTACAACAGGGGTTTGAGCCGGGGTTGCTGCTCCTTTTCCAGCAGCTTCCATTGGTTGGCCGTGAAACCCAGATAGTGCAGGGCATGCCAGCGCGTCAGCACGCTGGGCGCCAGGGCGACCAGCTCGGCGTGCGCGGCCGTGGTCTGGATCACGTGCGGCGAGAGCAGTTGCTCCAAGACGTAGCCGTTACGGGTCAGCAGCAGGCGGGCAAATTTGTGGGCGTCATGGGTGACCAGATCAAGCTCGACCGTCCCGTCGTCGCGGGCCAGCTCATGCGTCTCGTTTCGTGTGCCCAGCCCCAGCACCTCGCGCAGCGGCAGCAGATGAACGCCGCGCAAATCCCAGTCACTGTCGGGGCTGGCAAAACCGTACAGGTGTGCGCCGCTGAGAGTGGCAAAGAGCAGCGGGTAGGGATGAGCTTGGGCGGCACTCAAGAGCTGAGGTGGGAACGGGATAGCAATCACAACCGACATTTTCCGCCATCCAGAGTGTGCAGGGTCACCACATGCGCCTCAGCGCTGTCGGGAAATTCCAATGAGTTCAACTGAGCGCTCAGGACGGCAGCCGGAACGGGCTGACTGCGGGCGGCGTTGCGGGCGCTGAAGACGCCGGGCGGCGTCCACGCCACCTCGATGCGGGTCAATGCTCCGTAGGCCTCGCCCAGCGTCAGAACCTGTGCACGCTGATCCCGGCGCAGACTGCCTGCGTCCCACACAACATGCGCCCCGCGCCGCAGCCCTGCGCGCACTGCCTCACGGGCCGCCTGCATGACCTGCCCATTGACGCGCTGATCGGTGTGGTCCTTGCCCAACTTCGCGCGCAGGGCGTCCAGACTCACTAGGTGGGCGTCTGGCTCCTGGACGGCCAGCGTGCTTTTGCCACTGCCACTGGGACCGCACAGCACCGTGACCGTTGGGAAACCGTGACGGGCGGCGTCCTGCACGCGGGCGGCGGCCTCGTGGGGCGTATGGATGATGCCCGATTCCCAGTCACGCAGACCGCGCCCCAGCGCCAGGGTCAGCAACGCTGGAGAGGCCCCGGGCAGCAGCGCCGTCAACTCGGCCCGGAACCTGGCCGCCGGATCGGCCACCTCCCAGACGCCCAGCTCACGGGCGGCGAGTTCCAGCAGATCGGCCGTGTCCTCGCCCTGCCGGGCATCGTCGCCCAGGACGGTGCGGCCCCGCGCATCGGCCCGTGCCAGTAACGTCAGCAGCGGCAACGGCGCACGCCGGGCCAGGGCCGGAACGCTGCGCTCCAGGTGGCCGTCCAGGGCCCGGTGCAGGCTGTGATGTTCGGCGATCAGGTGCAGCACCTTCAGCAGCAGCGTGGGCGGCCACCCGGCGTCCAGCAGCCGGTAGGCCAGATGGTCCTTGCCACGCCGCGCGTGTCCGCGCGAACGCAGGCGAAGGTGGCCCGCCTCGTCCAGCTCCTCACGGGTGGTCAGCGCCTTGCCGATGTCGTGCAGGGCCGCTGCTAGCAGCAGCGCGGCCCGGTCTGGACCGCTCAGGCCGGCGGCGTCGGCCAGGACATGCGCCTCGTCCACCACCAGGGCTGAATGCACTGCCACATTGCCCTCGGCGTGCCAGTGGGTGTCCTGCGGAGTGTCTTCCAGCCGCGAGAGCAGAGGCAGCAGGGGAGAGAGTGCCGCGCTGATGATGCTGAAAGGGAGCGGTTCGTTCGCACCCAGCCGGGAGGGCAACTCAGCGGCCTGCATCGCTGTTCCCTCCTGTCCGCAGACCGTTGGCCTCCACGGGTTTGGTCAGCCAGTGCCCATCGGTCTGGACGTGTCCGGCGCGCACATATTTCGCCATGAGGCGCGGGAACTCCACGTACGGAATCGCGCCGGTCACACGCACCACATAGCCTTCCATACGCTCTGGATCAACCGGAAGGGCCCGCAGCGCGGCCTCACTCCACATGCCCCGGTACAGCTCGCGAGGTGTTGGCACTCCCAAGCGGGCCGCCCAGTCCAGCACCTCGTCCCAGGGGCGAGACACGTTCTGATCGTCCCAGACGCTGAACAGGTAAAAATAACCGTCCAGTGCCTCGTAGCGCAGACTGTGAACCGCGTAGACATTCTCGCCGCACAGCCGCCAGCCGCCAGGAATCTGATGTCCGAAACGGCCTCGCTCGGCCTTGACCCAGCTCCGCGACGGGTGAGGGCGAGTGTCCAGGCTGCGGGCGTGCAGATCCGTGCGGTACAGGCTGGTGTTCTCACCGTCCAGTTTCTCGGTCACGACAACGTCCTGACCGATCAGGCCGCCCAAGTCACCGATGCGGCGGTCGCCATTCTGCAACCCTGGAGACCAGGGCAGATGGGGGGTAGAGGGATACTTGATTCGCATGGGAGATCACTGCCCGGCAGACTATGTCAGGCAGTGGCAGCGGCGCATGGGCCAGATGGGTCCCCGGCCTGCGCCGGATGGCCTATCCGTCCACCGCGGCCCGCCTCGCCCCGATCAGCCAGGTCTCGGCCAGTGCATAATCCGGGCGTTCGGGCAGCCGGGTGCGCGCATACGCCTTATCGAAGGCCCGGTGCAGCTCCAGTCGCCAGCGATTCGTCTCTTCCCAGTTCAGTTCACCCGATTTGACGGCCAGCAGCGCGGCGCGGTGTTCGCCCACATCGACCAGAACCTCGCCAGTGTTCAACACGTGAATACCGCTGAGCAGCAATCTCAGCAGATGCATGACGTGCTTGGGGCGGATGTCTCCGTGGTTCCGCCGGTCCATTTCCAGCCGCTTGAACTGGCCCATCACGTAGCCGCCGTAGGTCTGGTAGACCAGCTGACTCAGCAAAGCGCCCCGGATGTTCAGCAGGGCCTGGGCAACGGGCGTGACCGTCAGCACCTGCGGGCTGTACAGCACTTCGAGCACGTTGGGATTGGCCTTGAGCGCCAGCAGCAAGAATTTGCGCGCCTCCCAGTACACCTCCTCGCCGCGCTCCAGTTGTTCAGGCACGTCGCCCAGACCCCAGTGCGCTGTGGCCGGCGGCAGGTAAAAGCCGCGCAGATCGGTGTCGCTGTCTGCCGTATCCAGCCCGAAGGCGCGGCTGCCCATCACGCAGCGGTACTGGACATGGGGAAAGTAGTCGGTGTGGTTGACCGGCAGGGCCTCGGCTTCCTTGCGGCGTACCCCCAGATGGACGCGGTTGATGGCCAGCAGCGCGCCGTCCGGGAACTGCACGTCGTAGATGCTGGAGCTGCCCTGGGCCGGCGCGCGGGCCACCACCCCTACCGCTCCCGCTGGACGATCGCCCTGCGGCGTGCGAAGCGTAACGCTGGTGCCGGGGGGCAAGGCCGAAGCAGAGGGGAGAGGCGGCATGGGGTCTCAATCTAACGTCGCGCGCTGAGGTGAGAGGAACCGGAAGCTCAGGTGGCCCCTGTGCCTCTAGGCGGCATGCCATCAGGTGGAAGAGCCTACTGATTACATGAGTAGCCGATAAAGAGTATGTTGAACTGCGACCGCCTCACGTTGAATATGGCTCCATCCAGCCCTCTTCTGGAAACTGCTTTAGGAAGCGTGACCCAGACCTTCTGCATCACTCATCCGTGCCCCGAATGGAGAACTGTATGTCCAAGAAAGCTGCGTCCGCCCACAAGCTTCCGGTCTTCTCACGCGGCCTCGCGCTGGCCCTCTCCCTGGGCCTGTCGCTTGCGGGCGCCCAGGACGCGCGGCAGAGCACACTGGTGATCGGCGGGGATTTTTCCGACCTGATCACGCTTGATCCCGGCGTGTCCTACGAGTTCAGCGGCTCGCTGGTGGCAGGCAACCTTTACGACACGCTGGTGATCTACGAAGGCAACGATCTCAAGACCCTGAAACCCCGCCTGGCATCGAGCTGGAAGGTCACGCCCACGGCCACTGGATCACGCATTATTTTCAAGCTGCGGGACGCCAAATTCAGTACCGGGCGCCCCGTGACCGCCGCCGACGTGATCTATTCCCTGACCCGCGTCATTGCACTGAAAACGCCATCCAGTTTCCTGCTGACCGATGTGGCCAACATCACCGCCAAGTCCCTGAGCGCCCCCGACGCCAAGACGGTGGTGATGGATATCCCCAAAACGGCCAACCCCAATATTGTGCTGGCGTTGCTGACCTTCAACGTGGGCGGCGTGGTGGACTCGACGGAGGCCAAGGCCCACGAGACGAACGGAGATTACGGCACCGCCTGGCTCAAGGATCACTCGGCGGGCAGTGGGCCATTTATGCTCAACCGCTGGGACCGCAGCGCGCAGGTCGCGCTGGATGTGAACCCCAACGCTTTTCGCAAATCACCCAACATCAAGCGCGTGATCCTGCGCTACATGCTCGAATCGGCCGCGCAGCAAAGCTCTTTAAATTCAGGCGAGATCGACGTGGCCTGGGACTACACGCCCGACGCTTTCAAGGCCGCCCAGAGCAATCCCAAACTCAAGACCCTCAAAACCGATACCTTTCAGTTGCAGTATCTGGGCATGAACTCTGCCAAGGGCTCGCCCTTCGAAGACCCCCGCGTGCGCGAGGCGGTTCGCTACGCCATCGATCAGGACGGCATCATCGCCAGTTTGCTGCAGGGCCTGGGCCGCAAGACACAGACCATCATCCCCATTGGGCTGGCTGGTTCGGACCCCAAGATCTACTACCCCTACAATCCTGCCAAAGCCAAACAACTGCTTGCGGCGGCCGGCAAAGCGGGCGGCTTCAGCGTGGATTTCCTGGTCAGCACCGGCTCGTGCGCGGGCGGGGTGCCGTGCCAGGACCTCGCGGCCAAGGTGCAGTCTGATCTTGCCAAAGTCGGCATCAAGGCCAACATCCGTCAGATGGTCAACTCGGAGCTGCTTACCGCCTACCGCGCCCAGAAAGCCCAGCTGATCCAGGTTGCCTGGAGTCCTGATTACCCCGACGCCGACGGCAACGGGACCCCACTCAGCGACTACGCCGCCAAGTCGCTGGCCTGGCGCAACAGCTGGGAAAATGCGGCGGCCAGCAAGCTGGCACAGGCGGCGGCCATCGAATCCAACAGCACCAAGCGACTGGCGCAGTATGGGCAGCTCACCGCGCTGCTCGCCAAGGAAGGACCCTACGCCATCCTGTTTCAACCGTACAAGCCCGTGGTGGTCCAGGCAGGCATTTCCGGCTTCAACCGCAATGCCAACGGCGACGTGCAGTTCGAAAAGATCAGCAAGAAGTGAGCTCGGGTGAGGATGAGGGTGACCCCAGATGGCAGGGGCCGCCCCATCCCCTATGATTCTCGATTTCGGCTCTCCAGACAGTGTGGGTCTGGGGCCATATGAGGGCCGTAGCCTTTCAGACCCCACGGCGTTGCTGCAAGAGCACAACGTTGGAGAGATGATTCAGGCCCAGAGGAGAACCTTTGCTGACCTACATTCTGCGCCGCCTCGCTTTGATGGTTCTGGTGCTGTGGGGTGTGACCCTGGGCGCCTTTCTGATCTCGCACGCGCTGCCCTCTGATCCGGCGGCGGCGGCCATGGGCAACAACGCCCGCGAGGAACAGCTGGCCGACTTCCGCGAGCGTAACGGCCTGAACAAGCCGCTGGCGACGCAGTACGTGATCTACATGGGCCAGCTGCTGCGCGGTGATATGGGCACCTCCTTGCGGACCCAGAACGGGATTGTCAACGATTTGCGGGCCTTCTTTCCGGCGACGCTGGAGCTGACGCTGGTGGCTGTCGTTTTCGCGTTGTTGATCGGCCTGCCGCTGGGGGTGATCGGGGCCCTGTATCAGGGGCGGCCGCCAGATCTGCTGGCCCGGACCTTCGCGCTGCTGGGCGGAGCAACGCCTGTGTACTGGCTGGCGATTCTGGCACTGACCCTGTTTCACGAGCGCCTGGGCTGGTTGCCGGGGCCGGGCCGCCTGGATGTCTACAGCCTGGCTCCGCCCACCCATACGGGACTGGTCCTGATCGACAGTCTGCTCGCCCGTGATCCGGCCGTGTTCTGGGACGCGCTGCGACACCTTATCCTGCCCGCACTCGTCCTGGGCGCCTACTCGGCGGCGCTGCTGACCCGCATGACCCGCAGCGCACTGCTGGAGGTCCTCTCCCAGGATTACATCCGCACGGCGCGCTCCAAGGGACTGAGCTCAGCGCGGGTCATTGGCAAGCACGCGGTTCGCAACGCGGCCCTGCCGGTGCTGACGGTGTTGGGCAGCCTGTTCGGCAGCCTGCTGACTGGCGCGGTCCTCACGGAGACGATCTTTTCATGGCCTGGCATCGGCGGCTACGCCACCACTTCGGCGATTAGCCTGGATTTTCCAGCGGTGATGGGGGTGACCCTGATTGCCGGGCTGGCCTATTCGGTGGTTAATCTGCTGGTGGATCTGGCATATGGCTTCTTTGATCCCAGGATCAGTTTTTCATGACTGCCATCCTGACGGCTGAAAGAGGGACGGGCAGCGCGGTCTGGCGGCGCTTCCGGCGAAACAGCGGGGCCATGATCGGGTTGGTGCTGTTGGTGGCGCTGGTGGCGGTGGCACTGCTGGGGCCACTTCTGGGCGGCAGCCCCAGCGCGCAGGATCTGGCGGCGCGGCTGTCCCCGCCATCGTCGACACACCTTCTGGGCACCGATCAACTGGGCCGCGACGTGTTGGCACGCGTGCTCAGCGGCGCGCGCATCTCGCTCGGCCTTGGCGTGAGCGTCATGCTGGCCTCCCTGCTGGTGGGTTCGGCAGCGGGCCTGGTGGCCGGGCTGCTGGGCGGCTGGTGGGACGAGGTGATCATGCGCGTCACCGATATTTTCCTGGCGTTTCCTGGCCTGATCCTGGCCATGGCCATCTCGGCGGCGCTGGGACCGAGCCTGACCAACGTGATGATCGCCGTGGCGCTGGTGTCGTGGCCCACTTACGCCCGCCTGATCCGCGCCCAGGTGTTGGCCCTGCGTGAGCGCGAGTTCGTGGAGGCTGCCCGCGCCCTGGGCAGTTCGCAGGGCCGCGTGGCCTTCCGGCATCTGCTGCCCAATTCGGTGGCTCCGCTGCTGGTGCAGGGTAGTTTCGACGTGGGCAACGCCATCCTGACCGCCGCTGGCCTGGGCTTTATCGGCTTCGGCGCGCAGCCGCCCACGCCGGAGTGGGGCGCGATGGTCTCCGAGACCCGCAATTACATTGGACAGGCCCCGTGGGCGTCCAGCGTCCCAGCACTTGCCATCCTGATCACGGTGCTGGCCTTCAATCTGCTGGGCGACGGCCTGCGCGATGTGTTCGATCCGCGCAAGGGGCTCTGAAATTCAAGAGATCTGAGGAGATTCTGTCATGAATTGGGATCCGTGGGGCACTCGCGCGGGTCCTGGCCCACTGGAGCCAACGCTGGAACGAGCTCTCCCACCGGGCTCTGATGGGCCCTTGCCTCCCAGGCGCCGCCCTGCCTCGCCCCGCCTGGGCTGGTGTGCCGGTGCGGCGTCTGACCGGGAGACCGGGACAGCAAGTCAACCTCGGCGCTGAGATTGACGGGCTGGCAAGAGGGCAGGTGTATACGCGCCCGGGGGATGTGTGAGGGCAGAAAGAAGACTGGCCGATCAGCTCAGCGCAATGCCTTTGTGATCCTCCTGCTGACCTACAGGCCTTCGGATTGATCACCCGCTGGCTCCCGGAATTTTGAGGCTTCCTTGAAGGCGTAGTCAAAGGGCGCTCAGCGGACCCGCTCAAATGCACTTCGGCGTGTGCTTCTCGGTCCATTCACCACCGTGTAGTGGCCGCATGCCGTTCCATCAGACGCTTGATCCGACCCCCAAGAGACCCCCAGCATGCCTTTCATCCCCTCGCCTCATGGGGTGGCGAGAGTGTATGGAGCATTCTTCACCCCCACCCTCAGGAGGAACCCCATGGTCCTTTCAGCCCGTCAGCTCAGCCACGAATTGCGTGAAGTCCAGACGCCCGACCTCACCCGCCGCCGCTGGATCATCGGCCTGTCGCTGCTGGGAGCCGCGATGGGGCAAATTGTCTCGCTCTACCAGACCGGCATCATCCGCCACCTGCCCGATCCACCGCTGCCGATCTTCAACTCGGACCGGGTGGACGCCTCAGAATACGGCTACAAGCGCCTGCAGACTTCCGACGCCCTGATGATGGTTGTGAACTACGGCGTGACTGCCTGGCTGGCCGGGGCCGGGGGCAAGGACCGGATGACCAGTCTGCCCCTGCTGCCGGTTGCGATGGGCCTCAAGGTGTTGGGTGACACGGCCTTTGCCATAGAACTCGGGCGTGAAGAATGGCAGGAAAACAAGGCGCTGTGCGTGTACTGCCAGGCTGCCACCCTCGCTTCTCTGGCTTCGCTGGTCCTCGCGGTGCCCGAGACCCGAAAGGCCATCCGGAACCTGTTGAGCCGCTGGTAGCGCGCAGGACTCGTGGCCTGAGCTGCCCTATTCTCTTCTGCTGCGCTCCGCTTGGAATTGCGGCAGTGGCGGCACCCTGAGCCGCGCCTCTGGTGCCGATCTCGTGGTATCGGGCTTCGGTCAGGGTGTGAATGGGAGAATCACACGTGAGAAGCAGGGGACAATATCTGCCCCTTTGTGCCTTCGCTCGTGACCTTTAATTCGCTTTGCCCTAGAGCCGCTTTCTCACTGCCATTGCGCCGCACCAGGGACCAGTGGCGATTGAACGGGCTGATGGCTCTGAGTGCCGGAATTGTGCCGAGGTTCGGTGCTGGACTCAGATCGCTGCATTCTCCACTCTTTCCTGGTATTCCAACGGCAGTACATTCGCTACGATCGCTTTGATGCGGATGCCGCGCACTTGGCTGGTCTGGTGAAGCGAGAGATGCTGTTCGCGAACGCTTCGTTCATGCTGTAAATGCTGGAGGGCCGCTGCGGCCTCCCCCTGTTTCAGCAGGAGATCCACTAACTCGCTGCGGGCCCGCAGCTCTAGCTCCAGCAACTGTCGCCTTGAGGCAAGATCCAGAACTTTCTCCAGTCCTGCCCGGGCACCTTCGGCATCTCCCCGTGCAGCCTGATTTTCCGCAGCGTGCACTGTGGCCCATCCCCAGGCTTCGGGCAGACGATCCGGATCCAGGAGGGAGGAAGCCAGGAGCTGTTCGTACAGTTGTGACGCTTCCACAGGAAAACCGGATTTGTTCTTGGCCCGTGCTAACACTCCAAGCGCGAGCGCCCCTATGTTCGGCTGCGAGCTGAGCTGAGCAGCTTGCATACTCTGGAGAGCACAATCAACGGCCAGATCGATATCACCAGTCTCCAGGGCGGTGTCAGCCAGATTGTACAGACAGTTGGCGAGTCCTTCTTGCGCCCCAGCGCCGGTGTACAACCCAGTAGCCTCCCGGAAAGTGTCCATGGCTTGCTCGGGTTGATTCAACCGGGCTTGAATGATCCCGAGATTTGTTCGGGCATTTGCTTCTCCCACGGTGTCGCCGAGCGTGGCGGACAGTGCGTTTGAGGCCTCACACAGATGTTGCGCATCTTCTTGAAGTTCGACCGCACTGAGAACCCCGGCCAGCAGATTCAGGCCATCACGTTCGAGGGTTAAGTCGGCGTGGGTGCGGGCGACTGCTATGACGTTGCTGAGCAGCAGCGCTGCCGCTTCAAAATCACTTGTGTCCAGGCAGGCGAGCGACTGGTTGTGCTGCACGTAGGCGCGTCCCAGGTCATCGTCGTACTCGTCAACCAGGACGGAGGCGGCCTCGGTCAGGGCCTGTGCCAGCACAGGATGGCTGCGTCTCTTGTCCCAGGCTTCTTGAATCAGTTCCGTCAGGCGAATCTCCACGCCCTCCGGGAGGCGACGGCCAGAGAACCCCTGCTCTTTCACAGCCTTTCTCGTGGGCATTGGCAGCACGACGCTGCCACCTTCGTCCAGCAGAACTCCTGGGGCAATCAGGTGCTGGTCTTCTTGAACGTTCAGGCGTTGCAATTCGCCGCTGCGGATCATCTCGCCAAAGGCCTGAACCACCTGAGGATCAAACTGTCGACCCGCCTGGGACTCGATTTCCAACAGGGCCGCCTCAGGTGTCCAGGGCTCTTTGTAGGGACGTTCACTCGTCAGGGCGTCATACACATCTGCAACCGAGACCAGCCGGCCACTGATGGGAATGTTCTCCCCAGCCAGTCCATGTGGGTAACCACGTCCGTCCCAACGCTCATGGTGGGTCAGCGCGATTTCTTCGGCGACCTGGAGCAGTTTGGAACGGCCACCGGAGAGAATTCGTCCGCCAATCAGCGTGTGCTGCTTCATCATCTCAAACTCTTCAGGCGTGAACCGGCCAGGTTTGAGCAAGATCGCGTCCGGAATCCCGATTTTCCCCACGTCATGAAGGCGGGCTGCCAGGCGGATCATGTCCACCTCGGCGGTGGGCAGGCCCAGCCGCTCAGCCAGACGGGCAGTGACGTGACCCACACGGAAGGTGTGTTGGCCGGTCTGGTCATCGCGGTACTCCGCTGCTGCTGCGAGCCGCGTGACGATCTCTACCTGCGCAAATTCCAACTCCTGCGTCCGTTTCTGGACCGCTGCTTCCGCGTCCTCTCGGGCGCGTTCGGACGCTTCCCGAAGCAGGCGCTGTGTGTCGGCCTCCATGTTCGCTTTTTCAACATCGAACCGCGCCTGATGTTCACTGATTCGCGCAGCCTCGTGTTCAGCGTGGTCCGCCCGCTCCGACTGGAGCAACTCCTCGAAGAGGACAGCACTCCGCTGATACTCGCCGAGTTGTCGGCTGGTACGGGCCTGGCCCTCCTTGGCCTGCAAGACCTCGCTTTTCAGACCGGCGGTCGCCGCGTGCTGTCCCGCCTCCCCATAGAGGCAGGACGCTTCCTCGGCATTGCCCGATCGTAAGGCGAGGTGGGCCAGGCTCAGGGTGGCCCAGACTCGGACCAGAACGAGTTGCAGCTCTGAAGCGATGGCTAGGGCTTTGCGACTCATCTGAGCGGCCAGTTCGTCGTCTCCCAGGGTGGCGTAGACGCGTCCAAGACTGTCGAGGACCTCCGCTTCCTCTTCCCGTGCCCCGATCTGTTCGGCCAGGGCCAGCGCCTTGAGGTATCCGGCGATCCCGCGTTTTAGGTCTCCGCGGTCCCGAGCCACGTCGGCGAGGGCCACCCGCCCCGCCAATTCCATACGCTGGTCGCGGTTACGTTGAACCGTCTCAATCCCTTCCTGCAGATATCGGTCTGCCTGGTCGAACAGCTGCATAGAACGGTACAGAGCGCCAACATTGATCAGGCAGGCCCCCAGCTGCCGCTCCAGGGATTGGCCTGAAGAATGGATAAACGCCACACAGGCGAGGAAATACTCGAGGGCGCGCCCCGCGTTCCCAGCCCGCTGATGCAGCAGGCCCAGATTGTTGAGGCTGCCGGCGTAACCGGGCGCATCGTTGATCTCCCGGCGCAAGGTTGACGCGCGTTCCAGGGAGGCGATGGCGTCGTTCAGTTCGCCATGCCGCAGCTGCATGCCACCCTGAAGGTTGTGTGCGTGAGCGACCACTTCCCATGCACTGCACCCTGAAGCTTCCTGGATCAGGGGTCCTACCAGGTTGTTAAAGGCGCACACGTCGTTTGTGTTCATAAACACGCGTAGCGCGATGAGTTTCGC includes:
- a CDS encoding nucleotidyltransferase domain-containing protein, which codes for MSAAQAHPYPLLFATLSGAHLYGFASPDSDWDLRGVHLLPLREVLGLGTRNETHELARDDGTVELDLVTHDAHKFARLLLTRNGYVLEQLLSPHVIQTTAAHAELVALAPSVLTRWHALHYLGFTANQWKLLEKEQQPRLKPLLYAFRTVLTGIHLMRSGEIEANLEWLNTEAGLPFLADLIALKRGERENEPLPEPLGMYRPAYVTLLRQLEAAQETTHLPSEVAHDVQAAVSDWVVRARLSS
- a CDS encoding AAA family ATPase, yielding MQAAELPSRLGANEPLPFSIISAALSPLLPLLSRLEDTPQDTHWHAEGNVAVHSALVVDEAHVLADAAGLSGPDRAALLLAAALHDIGKALTTREELDEAGHLRLRSRGHARRGKDHLAYRLLDAGWPPTLLLKVLHLIAEHHSLHRALDGHLERSVPALARRAPLPLLTLLARADARGRTVLGDDARQGEDTADLLELAARELGVWEVADPAARFRAELTALLPGASPALLTLALGRGLRDWESGIIHTPHEAAARVQDAARHGFPTVTVLCGPSGSGKSTLAVQEPDAHLVSLDALRAKLGKDHTDQRVNGQVMQAAREAVRAGLRRGAHVVWDAGSLRRDQRAQVLTLGEAYGALTRIEVAWTPPGVFSARNAARSQPVPAAVLSAQLNSLEFPDSAEAHVVTLHTLDGGKCRL
- a CDS encoding RNA ligase family protein, whose protein sequence is MRIKYPSTPHLPWSPGLQNGDRRIGDLGGLIGQDVVVTEKLDGENTSLYRTDLHARSLDTRPHPSRSWVKAERGRFGHQIPGGWRLCGENVYAVHSLRYEALDGYFYLFSVWDDQNVSRPWDEVLDWAARLGVPTPRELYRGMWSEAALRALPVDPERMEGYVVRVTGAIPYVEFPRLMAKYVRAGHVQTDGHWLTKPVEANGLRTGGNSDAGR
- a CDS encoding nucleotidyltransferase domain-containing protein; translation: MPPLPSASALPPGTSVTLRTPQGDRPAGAVGVVARAPAQGSSSIYDVQFPDGALLAINRVHLGVRRKEAEALPVNHTDYFPHVQYRCVMGSRAFGLDTADSDTDLRGFYLPPATAHWGLGDVPEQLERGEEVYWEARKFLLLALKANPNVLEVLYSPQVLTVTPVAQALLNIRGALLSQLVYQTYGGYVMGQFKRLEMDRRNHGDIRPKHVMHLLRLLLSGIHVLNTGEVLVDVGEHRAALLAVKSGELNWEETNRWRLELHRAFDKAYARTRLPERPDYALAETWLIGARRAAVDG
- a CDS encoding ABC transporter substrate-binding protein, which encodes MSKKAASAHKLPVFSRGLALALSLGLSLAGAQDARQSTLVIGGDFSDLITLDPGVSYEFSGSLVAGNLYDTLVIYEGNDLKTLKPRLASSWKVTPTATGSRIIFKLRDAKFSTGRPVTAADVIYSLTRVIALKTPSSFLLTDVANITAKSLSAPDAKTVVMDIPKTANPNIVLALLTFNVGGVVDSTEAKAHETNGDYGTAWLKDHSAGSGPFMLNRWDRSAQVALDVNPNAFRKSPNIKRVILRYMLESAAQQSSLNSGEIDVAWDYTPDAFKAAQSNPKLKTLKTDTFQLQYLGMNSAKGSPFEDPRVREAVRYAIDQDGIIASLLQGLGRKTQTIIPIGLAGSDPKIYYPYNPAKAKQLLAAAGKAGGFSVDFLVSTGSCAGGVPCQDLAAKVQSDLAKVGIKANIRQMVNSELLTAYRAQKAQLIQVAWSPDYPDADGNGTPLSDYAAKSLAWRNSWENAAASKLAQAAAIESNSTKRLAQYGQLTALLAKEGPYAILFQPYKPVVVQAGISGFNRNANGDVQFEKISKK
- a CDS encoding ABC transporter permease; amino-acid sequence: MLTYILRRLALMVLVLWGVTLGAFLISHALPSDPAAAAMGNNAREEQLADFRERNGLNKPLATQYVIYMGQLLRGDMGTSLRTQNGIVNDLRAFFPATLELTLVAVVFALLIGLPLGVIGALYQGRPPDLLARTFALLGGATPVYWLAILALTLFHERLGWLPGPGRLDVYSLAPPTHTGLVLIDSLLARDPAVFWDALRHLILPALVLGAYSAALLTRMTRSALLEVLSQDYIRTARSKGLSSARVIGKHAVRNAALPVLTVLGSLFGSLLTGAVLTETIFSWPGIGGYATTSAISLDFPAVMGVTLIAGLAYSVVNLLVDLAYGFFDPRISFS
- the nikC gene encoding nickel transporter permease, whose protein sequence is MTAILTAERGTGSAVWRRFRRNSGAMIGLVLLVALVAVALLGPLLGGSPSAQDLAARLSPPSSTHLLGTDQLGRDVLARVLSGARISLGLGVSVMLASLLVGSAAGLVAGLLGGWWDEVIMRVTDIFLAFPGLILAMAISAALGPSLTNVMIAVALVSWPTYARLIRAQVLALREREFVEAARALGSSQGRVAFRHLLPNSVAPLLVQGSFDVGNAILTAAGLGFIGFGAQPPTPEWGAMVSETRNYIGQAPWASSVPALAILITVLAFNLLGDGLRDVFDPRKGL
- a CDS encoding vitamin K epoxide reductase family protein gives rise to the protein MVLSARQLSHELREVQTPDLTRRRWIIGLSLLGAAMGQIVSLYQTGIIRHLPDPPLPIFNSDRVDASEYGYKRLQTSDALMMVVNYGVTAWLAGAGGKDRMTSLPLLPVAMGLKVLGDTAFAIELGREEWQENKALCVYCQAATLASLASLVLAVPETRKAIRNLLSRW